The following nucleotide sequence is from uncultured Draconibacterium sp..
AAAGAAAAAGCCATGTTGGAATACGCAAAAGTAATTCTACCCAAAGTGAGTTTTAGCAGAGAATTGTTCAGTAAAGAGTTAGCCAAATGCATTAATTGGGTAGAACCAGATCAGTTGCAAACCTTACGTGACTGGTGTTATAAAAATTTTAAAGATTTGTACCCCGATGTACTGTCAGAAGCATTTGCCGGCATCGCGGCTTAAAGTATTAACCGGGCGGGATTTTATCCCGCCTTTTTTATGTCAGATTTTTTCAACAATTTCAGGTGCCCCTACCTGCCCTCCCGAAGGGGAGGAACATCCCCTTCGGGGGATTATAGGGGGTCTGAACCAATTCGCTTACCAAATTCCTTTTAATTCTCTGGGCGAATCCAGAAAATCATGAATCTATTCTTCACTCCAAAGTCGCTTGATCATCCAAATATCACACCCCGTATGTCCCGAGTCACCTAGAGGCTTATCCAGCTTTTCAAATCCTGCCCGTTCATACATGCCCACGGCATTATCAAACTCGGGCAAGGTTTCAATATAAATTTCGGAATAACCTAACTCTTTTGCCGACTCGATACTTTGTTGCATCAATTTAGTTCCCAGCCCATTTCCACGGGCTTTTGCCAGTAGGTAAAACTTTACCAATTCAGCGCAGCCTAAGGGCATACCATTGGTCGGATAAATGCCACAACAACCCAAAATCTCCCCATCATTCTCCGCTACCCACAGAACCGATTTTTCATTCAGAAAGAGTTCAAACAGATTATCGGTTGTTGGATCAGAAAAAACGGTTCCTTCCCGCGGCGCATTATACTCAACAAAAGCGGCTCTTATTAAGTCGGCTAAATGTTTGTTGTCG
It contains:
- a CDS encoding GNAT family N-acetyltransferase, translating into MNIRKVKKSDNKHLADLIRAAFVEYNAPREGTVFSDPTTDNLFELFLNEKSVLWVAENDGEILGCCGIYPTNGMPLGCAELVKFYLLAKARGNGLGTKLMQQSIESAKELGYSEIYIETLPEFDNAVGMYERAGFEKLDKPLGDSGHTGCDIWMIKRLWSEE